The DNA sequence AAAGCGTCTGGACCTGTACGCTGGAATCTTTCATTTCCGGTTCTGGCGTCATTGGCCGCTGGATGGATGTGGTGGTTGGAATGATCGTCTGCCAGTCAGCAAAGATGGAAGTGCTGCCTCTTCATGCCGCTCGGCCACACCGGAGAGAGTTTTGGAGCGCGCTGCTAGAGAAGGCCTACGCCAAGTGAGTGGCAGTAGAGAATCCTAGTTGACATCTGACTTGTCTTTTTGCAGGTAGACTTTCTTCCCCAGTATGTCCTGAAGTTTCTTTTTACAGCCTCTGTAACAATTTCCACTACTCATTATGGAAATACTATTGCTCCATTTCTTTCCAGTCATCCTGAAATGATCCAGAACACCACTGCCTACTCCGTGATCTCCCACCCTTGCTAGCCAGAATTGTTTATAGAGTTCACTTCCCTTCAGGATCTAGTTCAGTCTCGGCAAAGAAGTTCACTCTCCAAAGGAATTATGATCAAGTTAGATAAATCTACACCTCTTTCCATCCAGTACAGTTGTCAGACAAGCAAAAGCAGGAGTGTGGAGCAGTGGGTGGTTCACAAACCTGCAATTACATTTTACCTTATTTGTTAACCATAATCTGAATTTTACAGCTTTAACCTCtcgtttttgacttttttaatatgtccatatggtgttgtATATTCTAATAGATGTATAATAAGCCACACAACAGCAGTCAGCATCATGGCTGAGTAGTTCCACCTTGAGACTGCTGTTCACCAATGACCATCTCATAAACACAAGACTGAGACATTTGAGAACCTAATGTACTTATCCTGTCAATGCAGAGTGAGATCTCCTgtatcattcttcttctttagaCTCAGTATCCAGTTGTAACATGTATGTCTGAATTATTCCAAAATTACAACTTCCCATTGTGAACcacagagtagttttacagttttaggGAAAGTcaaagtgagctggtgtgctgatcTGCAGCGAGTGGGGTAAGGATAGGTGAGACAGAGGAAGGGACAAAGTATATAGCagcaattcacaacatatgttaCCTCATAGCAACTTCAGGTGGTAACATAAAGACCTTACAAAGTTTAAACAAGGAACAGAGAatccaacaatccaaagttgaCTTCTGATTACCAATGAGCAAGCAGTCGGTGAAGGTGGgaagaaaccaaaaataaaaccaaaacatatACACTAATGTTCAAatgtttagggtcacccagacaatttcatgttttccatgagaactcacacttttattcatgtgctaacataactgcacaagggttttctaatcatcaatcagcctttcaacaccattagctaacacaatgtagcattagaacacaggagtgatggttgctggaaatgttcctctgtacacctatggagatattccattaaaaatcagtcatttccagctagaatagtcatttaccacattaataatgtctagactgtatttctgattactttaatgttatcttcatttataaaaaaactgcttttctttcaaaaaataaggacatttctaagcgatcccaagcttttgaacagtagtgtagatgTATAGATCAACATTCTCAAGAAAGCAATGGTTTGGAATTACATCTAAGCGATTTTAAAGCAGGATGGAGTAATTTTTATAGATCAAACCTCTAGATTCATTATGCAACACTCGTATAGAGAGAGCCAACTTTTGCCAATAGATGGCATTACCCACTGCAAAAACTCAGTATACTTGTGTGATGACGCTCCTTAGCTACCACTTACTAAACATAAACAGTCAACATATTAGCTGTCCCACTGGAGTCCTACTACACCTGAAACCAGTCACACTTTAATGGTTGTTAGGAAAACCTTCAAATCTACTTGATAGCAACCTCCTCAATCAAGCACTCAATCCAATATCTGCTTGGGCACATTCAGCCCTTTAATCGGGCTGTCACATGCTGGTCTTTCAGGCTAAAATGGGTGCTATGAGGCCCTTGGAGGGAGGAAACACTGCAGAGGCCCTGATTGACTTCACTGGTGGGGTTTCTGAGCCTTTTAGTCTGGATCGTGAGGCCCTCAGCTTGAACAGCGACCAGAGGAGATCATTCTTCCAGACATTAGCTAAGGTCCATGAACGCAAATCCCTCATCACCTGCTCCATACGGGTAAGGCTGTTCATCCTGAACCTCAGGGAGCCTTCAAGATTTAGCCGTGGatagaacaagacaaaaatgatccGAGTGTGATTCATGTTTCTTAGCCGGCAGAGGGGAGACGGTGGAGTCCGTTTTGGAGTGTGGGCTCGTGCGAGGACACGCCTACGGGATCACAGCAGTGAGGAAGGTGAGGCTGGTGAAGACAGGCGGGACATCACGACTCTTTATGGTGCGCATGAGGAACCCGTGGGGGACGACGGATTGGACGGGCGCCTGGAGTCAAGGGTGAGGGCACTCTGAACCCTCTGTACAGGCTTCTGCCACATTTGTGACCGCTGAATACACTTTGCAATAGCTCTGGGAATAAAGACTCTGCTGACATTTTACAATCTGGTTTACAACATTTTACAATGCCACTGCAAGTTTTCTGGacagtttctgacattttacaatAGTTAGGGAATCGTTTTATGAGGAGACATCTGGCGTTTACATTAAGAAAGGATGAGAAACTCTGAAAATGGCAAACTGGACCAATAACATTTCCAGAAGTTGAAGCACTTCTTGTAATTTTCTGAAGTGGTTTCCAAGTGTTAAAGCTTACATTTCTTCCTCTTGTCCTGGCTTGCCCCCTGCAGGTCAGAGCAGTGGCAACAACTGAGTCgagcagagagggagaagatGGGGCTCATTGTTCGTGATGTTGGGGAGTTCTGGTACACCTACTTGGCTGTTTAGTCATATTTTTGTAACGTGTATTTCTGATTGAAGCTAAAATCCAATTAAAGCTGATTTCTTCACGCTCAGGATGGATTTCGAGGACTTCTGCCACCACTTTACTGACGTGGTGGTGTGTCGGCTGGTGGACAGGACTCTGCTGTGGCCAAGCTCTCACTGGATAGAGGAACGCTGCTATGGGGAGTGGGCTCTGGCTCCCACCAATCCCGGACCACCTCCACCCACCGTGCTCCAGAGCAGCTGCACAATGACCCTGGGTAAAAGCAACATCAAACCTGGAGCGACCAAGCAGCAAGGGAACCGAAAGGAGGCCAGACTCAGGGAGAGTCAGCAGGAGAGAGGGAAAAGAGGAAGGTGTGATCCTGACAGGAGAAAAGCAACAACGGAAGATGACGGAGGGGAGGTGGATGGAGTGTGGGAGGCGCAGATGGACAAGAGGAGTCGATGTGGGGGATGCATCAACCACAGGGACACTTTTCTGCACAATCCACAGGTAAATCTGAGGTGAAAACTTTCGTGGAAAATCTGGATAAGCCGCAGCAAAACCAGCCACAGTGCAACAGAATTTGTCTTTGTAGCTTATTATAGAATAAACGGAGTAAGAATGAATAACAAAGAAGAGAAATAGAGTGACTATATCACCACAGAGCTCCTACACCAGGCAAACACATTCAACACAAACGTCTGAGTCCTTCACACAGCACAGGTTTGCCTTTCTTGTGAAGACAACAGACTCCTCAGCTGTTCTCAAAGTCTGTGTGGGACTTCTGCACTTGATGCTGGTCATAACAGAATCATGTATCATGACAAAATAAGAGAATGCTACTCAGAGTCTGACCTATTATGATCTTGACTAACAGTCATGTCCAGACAAATACACTTCATCCAGGTATGAAATTTTACTACAACAAAAAGTAGAACAAAAGGGGGGCACAAGAATTCTGAAAaccactttttttcccccacttagTTCATGTTTGAGGTATGTGGCAAAGAGGAGGAGGTGCTGATCTGTCTGCAGCAGGAGGACCGAAGGATAAGGAGGAAaaatggaggaggagaaaaccTGCCTATCGGCTTTGAGGTGCTAAAGGTGAGCAGGTCGCAGAACAAAACCTGCATCTTTTTAGTCCTTCAAAAATCATCTCCCTGCTGCCTTGTCGCCCCCAGGTGGAGGTGAACCGCTGCAGCCGGGTGCAGTGTGTGGTGGAGCAGGCAGCCAGCTCCGTCTACATGGACTCCCGCAGCGTGACACTGAGGGCCACTCTGGCTCCGGGGCGCTACGTTGTGCTGCCCACCACCTTCCTGCCAGGGACCACCGGACGCTTCCTGCTACGCCTCCTTTCCCACTCTCCCGTCAGACTCAggtgtgtgaaatgtgtttttgtacaaGTCAGGGATGGAAAGTAAGTatatttactcaagtactgtacCTTTACTTTATAGATACTGATTTTACTCAGTAGGGGCAGCatagtggcttggtggttagcactttcaccttgtaactagaagatccccggttagactggtgacctgtccagggtgtcctggACATCTTTCACGATTTCATTTAATAAATACTGAAATGatccaataaaataaaataaaaactgagagaaaaagttcaaaaactgaaaagaatTTTGGTGGATTGGAagttcattttttcttcttttgtcttcCATTAATCAACAATGCTGTCTCTGTACATAAAAAAAGCTAAGCCACTTACACTGCAGCATTAATGTGTTCAGTATTAATCTAATGCTGTCATAGTAATATATCAAAGACAGAACGTACTTTAACTCCACCACATTGATTATGGTTTGCTGCTAATATTTATGTACTAAAACTAAGATTTATCATGcaggatttttacatttttgaattgAAAactttacatccatccatccattatctggacactgcttaatcctcattagagtcacgGGGGCTGGaatccatcccagctgacttggggtgaaggcaggtcaccagtctgttgtagggctacatatagagacaaacaacactctcacattcacacctacaggcagtTTAGAATCAGTTATCTTCAGCATGTTTGCGGACTGTgcgaggaagccggagaacccacacatgcacagggagaacaagcaagctccgtgcagaaagatctcGGGAACGCTCGAacacaaactggggatcttctagccgcaaggtgaaagtgctaaccccaagccactgtgcagcccggaaACTTTACATACACATCTAATTTATTGCTTCTATTAAAATAGAGCCACCGGTTTCTGTTGTTTCTATTCGATCATGTCTTTTACCTGAACAGCAACAGTATATTTCTTGCTATCAGATGAACTCTTTGATACGCCAGTCTGCCGCTCCTTAACGTGGATCTTGTTTTCCTATGAAGGGAATTGACAGAGGACTTGCCATCTCCCTCTGTGTTTCACTGCTTTCTACCTCAGCCCACAATGGTGACCACGGTCCATCTCCGCAGGGCGTCAGGACTCAGCCCTCCCAAGCAGACAGGTGACCCAACACAGCTTCTGTCATACATCATCTACCTCATTACCCTGCCTACTAGGGtttatacactaccgttcaatcagttagcctttcaacaccattagttaacacaatgtagcattagaacacagcagtgatggttgctggaaatgttcctctgtacccctatggagatattccattaaaaatccagCTATagtagtcatttatcacattaacaatgtctagactgtatttctgattcttttaatgttatcgtcattttaaaaaaaaatgcttttctttaaaaaatgagggcatttctaagtgaccccaaacttttcaacggtagtGTGCATTTTGACCAACTTCTGCAGCTTTCCTACGTCTTCATTATTgcatctttgtttctttctccaTTTCTGCAAACTGTTTGATTGCATTGTATGGTCCACAGTTCCAGATATTTACGCTGTAGTGCGATGTGAGAACGACACCATCAGGACACGAGTGTTCAAGGAGGAAGGAAACCCAGAATTCAATCTCAGGATCATCTTCTACAGGAGACGCCCTAACACGCACATCTCTGTCGAGGTTTGAAACTTTCACGTCTTCTTCTGGCATGCAGACAGATGAGCACACAACCAACCTTAATCCGACTCTTGTGTCTGCGCAGTTATGGAGCAGAGGTCTGCTGTGGGACTCGCTGCTCGGCGAGGCTCGACTCCAGACGGCGGAGTGTGAAAGGAGCCGGAGCCATGTGATTGATCTGCGAGGTGGACAGTCTCGTTCAGGATTCAGAGGTTGT is a window from the Acanthochromis polyacanthus isolate Apoly-LR-REF ecotype Palm Island chromosome 23, KAUST_Apoly_ChrSc, whole genome shotgun sequence genome containing:
- the LOC110966273 gene encoding LOW QUALITY PROTEIN: calpain-5-like (The sequence of the model RefSeq protein was modified relative to this genomic sequence to represent the inferred CDS: deleted 4 bases in 3 codons), which codes for MPERINDFQGQSFHKLRRACLRRGALFKDPLFPATNQSLFYKREPPLGLTWKRPREICKDPRLFVDGISTRDLHQGSLGNCWMVAAISCLAFEAMHCGKKVIPDHVDQEWNPKRLDLYAGIFHFRFWRHWPLDGCGGWNDRLPVSKDGSAASSCRSATPREFWSALLEKAYAKSGCHMLVFQAKMGAMRPLEGGNTAEALIDFTGGVSEPFSLDREALSLNSDQRRSFFQTLAKVHERKSLITCSIRVRLGETVESVLECGLVRGHAYGITAVRKVRLVKTGGTSRLFMVRMRNPWGTTDWTGAWSQGSEQWQQLSRAEREKMGLIVRDVGEFWMDFEDFCHHFTDVVVCRLVDRTLLWPSSHWIEERCYGEWALAPTNPGPPPPTVLQSSCTMTLGKSNIKPGATKQQGNRKEARLRESQQERGKRGRCDPDRRKATTEDDGGEVDGVWEAQMDKRSRCGGCINHRDTFLHNPQFMFEVCGKEEEVLICLQQEDRRIRRKNGGGENLPIGFEVLKVEVNRCSRVQCVVEQAASSVYMDSRSVTLRATLAPGRYVVLPTTFLPGTTGRFLLRLLSHSPVRLRELTEDLPSPSVFHCFLPQPTMVTTVHLRRASGLSPPKQTVPDIYAVVRCENDTIRTRVFKEEGNPEFNLRIIFYRRRPNTHISVELWSRGLLWDSLLGEARLQTAECERSRSHVIDLRGGQSRSGFRGCVYAETSSSVCLTDL